A region from the Triticum aestivum cultivar Chinese Spring chromosome 3D, IWGSC CS RefSeq v2.1, whole genome shotgun sequence genome encodes:
- the LOC123078633 gene encoding dihydroflavonol 4-reductase yields the protein MKGETMDGNKGPVVVTGASGFVGSWLVMKLLQVGYTVRATVRDPANVEKNKPLLELPGAKERLSIWKADLSEEGSFDDAIAGCTGVFHVATPMDFDSQDPENEVIKPTVEGMLSIMRACKEAGTVKRIVFTSSAGSVNIEERQRPAYDQDNWSDIDFCRRVKMTGWMYFVSKSLAEKAAMEYASENGLDFISIIPTLVVGPFLSAGMPPSLVTALALITGNEAHYSILKQVQLVHLDDLCDAMTFLFEHPEANGRYICSSHDATIHGLARMLRDRFPEYSIPQKFAGVDDDLQPIHFSSKKLLDHGFSFRYTAEDMFDAAIRTCREKGLIPLGDAPPPAAGGKLGALAAGEGQAIGAET from the exons ATGAAGGGAGAGACAATGGACGGGAACAAAGGACCGGTGGTGGTGACCGGAGCGTCGGGTTTCGTAGGATCATGGCTCGTCATGAAGCTCCTCCAGGTCGGGTACACCGTCCGGGCCACCGTGCGCGACCCGG CCAACGTTGAGAAGAACAAGCCATTGCTGGAGCTTCCCGGAGCCAAGGAGCGGCTGTCCATCTGGAAGGCCGACCTGAGCGAGGAAGGCAGCTTCGACGACGCCATCGCCGGCTGCACCGGCGTCTTCCACGTCGCCACGCCCATGGACTTCGACTCCCAAGACCCCGAA AACGAGGTGATCAAGCCGACGGTGGAAGGGATGCTGAGCATCATGAGGGCCTGCAAGGAGGCTGGCACCGTGAAACGCATAGTCTtcacctcctccgccggcagcgTCAACATCGAGGAGCGGCAGCGGCCAGCCTACGACCAGGACAACTGGAGCGACATCGACTTCTGCCGCCGCGTCAAGATGACAGGATGG ATGTACTTCGTGTCCAAGTCCCTGGCAGAGAAGGCCGCCATGGAGTACGCCAGCGAGAAcggcctggacttcatcagcatcATCCCCACGCTCGTCGTCGGCCCGTTCCTCAGCGCCGGCATGCCGCCCAGCCTCGTCACCGCCCTCGCGCTCATCACGGGGAACGAGGCCCACTACTCGATCCTGAAGCAGGTGCAGCTGGTCCACCTGGATGACCTCTGCGACGCCATGACCTTCCTCTTCGAGCACCCGGAGGCCAACGGCCGCTACATCTGCTCCTCCCACGACGCCACCATCCACGGCCTCGCCAGGATGCTCCGGGACAGGTTCCCCGAGTACAGCATCCCACAGAAGTTCGCAGGTGTCGACGACGACCTCCAGCCCATCCACTTCTCCTCCAAGAAGCTCCTCGACCACGGCTTCAGCTTCCGGTACACCGCCGAGGACATGTTCGACGCCGCCATCCGCACCTGCAGGGAGAAGGGCCTCATTCCGCTCGGAGACGCcccgccgcctgcagccggcggcAAGCTGGGAGCTCTTGCTGCGGGGGAAGGCCAAGCCATTGGTGCAGAAACATAA
- the LOC123074559 gene encoding SNF1-related protein kinase regulatory subunit gamma-1-like isoform X2 codes for MRPANAGGAVIVDEVHRSLGKFVDRDIGYVDLPSLVLWALEELDRVSTERQDKSSDFLSSLKLHPQIAETKIAWLAKLFLLEPFFPVRSHDTLFHAMLLFSKHHRLNVIPVVESVNSSVDGFVTQNAVMELLLQSSGLEWLDKIADKQLSVFRFANASKPVLVYSDEIVAYAFGVLSKEKTGVAVIDRKTRRLIGMIQCSDVYLLLDDSSLFSNRKIMSAEEFVKLKNKDDKCSTEHSSESEGQSVPSLRSRVQQPVVTHRRSDTLKQAMENLAASGSSCSFIVDEQGHVEGVVAPRDIISVFSPPCMDSRIDGGTFFSAALEQAGCRVENGQIIRNT; via the exons ATGCGCCCCGCCAATGCGGGCGGCGCCGTGATCGTCGACGAGGTCCACCGTAGCCTTGGCAAGTTCGTGGACCGCGACATAGGATACGTCGATTTGCCCAGCCTCGTCTTATGGGCACTCGAG GAACTTGACAGGGTGAGCACTGAACGACAAGACAAGAGTTCCGACTTCCTCTCAAGTCTGAAACTGCATCCTCAGATTGCAGAAACCAAG ATCGCCTGGTTAGCGAAGCTGTTCCTGTTGGAGCCATTCTTCCCCGTTCGGTCCCATGATACGCTCTTCCATGCAATGCTGCTCTTCTCCAAACACCACAGGCTCAATGTGATACCTGTTGTTGAGTCGGTCAACTCCAGTGTTGACGGATTTGTTACTCAG AATGCAGTCATGGAGCTGCTTCTCCAATCAAGTGGTCTTGAATGGCTCGATAAAATCGCAGACAAACAACTATCGGTATTTAG ATTTGCCAATGCAAGCAAGCCTGTTCTTGTGTACTCGGATGAGATTGTGGCCTACGCATTTGGTGTTCTTTCGAAGGAGAAGACAGGAGTTGCAGTCATCGACCGAAAAACTCGGCGGTTGATTGGAATGATTCAGTGCAGCGATGTTTACCTGCTGTTGGACGATAGCTCCTTGTTCAGCAACAGAAA GATCATGAGTGCTGAGGAATTCGTCAAGCTGAAGAACAAGGATGACAAATGCAGCACGGAGCATTCATCGGAATCTGAGGGCCAGAGCGTCCCCAGCCTCAGAAGCAGAGTGCAGCAACCTGTTGTAACGCACAGGAGGTCCGACACCCTGAAGCAAGCAATGGAGAATCTAGCAGCTTcaggaagcagctgcagcttcatcGTGGACGAGCAGGGGCACGTGGAAGGAGTCGTGGCGCCAAGAGATATCATCTCCGTCTTCTCCCCGCCGTGCATGGACTCGAGGATCGATGGGGGTACCTTCTTCTCGGCCGCGCTTGAGCAGGCCGGCTGCCGCGTTGAGAATGGACAGATAATTAGGAACACTTAG
- the LOC123074559 gene encoding SNF1-related protein kinase regulatory subunit gamma-1-like isoform X1, producing the protein MEMATVAAPAAGRSGGATTASGEYWSEALKSFLDHIPVSSLSGALQSSPSPALELNLDACVLDAIGSMRPANAGGAVIVDEVHRSLGKFVDRDIGYVDLPSLVLWALEELDRVSTERQDKSSDFLSSLKLHPQIAETKIAWLAKLFLLEPFFPVRSHDTLFHAMLLFSKHHRLNVIPVVESVNSSVDGFVTQNAVMELLLQSSGLEWLDKIADKQLSVFRFANASKPVLVYSDEIVAYAFGVLSKEKTGVAVIDRKTRRLIGMIQCSDVYLLLDDSSLFSNRKIMSAEEFVKLKNKDDKCSTEHSSESEGQSVPSLRSRVQQPVVTHRRSDTLKQAMENLAASGSSCSFIVDEQGHVEGVVAPRDIISVFSPPCMDSRIDGGTFFSAALEQAGCRVENGQIIRNT; encoded by the exons ATGGAGATGGCAACAGTAGCAGCACCGGCGGCCGGCCGCAGCGGAGGAGCGACGACGGCGTCAGGGGAGTACTGGAGCGAGGCGCTTAAGTCGTTCCTCGACCACATCCCCGTCTCCTCTCTCTCCGGCGCGCTCCAGTCCTCTCCCTCCCCAG CGTTGGAGCTCAACCTTGATGCCTGCGTGCTGGACGCCATCGGTTCCATGCGCCCCGCCAATGCGGGCGGCGCCGTGATCGTCGACGAGGTCCACCGTAGCCTTGGCAAGTTCGTGGACCGCGACATAGGATACGTCGATTTGCCCAGCCTCGTCTTATGGGCACTCGAG GAACTTGACAGGGTGAGCACTGAACGACAAGACAAGAGTTCCGACTTCCTCTCAAGTCTGAAACTGCATCCTCAGATTGCAGAAACCAAG ATCGCCTGGTTAGCGAAGCTGTTCCTGTTGGAGCCATTCTTCCCCGTTCGGTCCCATGATACGCTCTTCCATGCAATGCTGCTCTTCTCCAAACACCACAGGCTCAATGTGATACCTGTTGTTGAGTCGGTCAACTCCAGTGTTGACGGATTTGTTACTCAG AATGCAGTCATGGAGCTGCTTCTCCAATCAAGTGGTCTTGAATGGCTCGATAAAATCGCAGACAAACAACTATCGGTATTTAG ATTTGCCAATGCAAGCAAGCCTGTTCTTGTGTACTCGGATGAGATTGTGGCCTACGCATTTGGTGTTCTTTCGAAGGAGAAGACAGGAGTTGCAGTCATCGACCGAAAAACTCGGCGGTTGATTGGAATGATTCAGTGCAGCGATGTTTACCTGCTGTTGGACGATAGCTCCTTGTTCAGCAACAGAAA GATCATGAGTGCTGAGGAATTCGTCAAGCTGAAGAACAAGGATGACAAATGCAGCACGGAGCATTCATCGGAATCTGAGGGCCAGAGCGTCCCCAGCCTCAGAAGCAGAGTGCAGCAACCTGTTGTAACGCACAGGAGGTCCGACACCCTGAAGCAAGCAATGGAGAATCTAGCAGCTTcaggaagcagctgcagcttcatcGTGGACGAGCAGGGGCACGTGGAAGGAGTCGTGGCGCCAAGAGATATCATCTCCGTCTTCTCCCCGCCGTGCATGGACTCGAGGATCGATGGGGGTACCTTCTTCTCGGCCGCGCTTGAGCAGGCCGGCTGCCGCGTTGAGAATGGACAGATAATTAGGAACACTTAG